A single genomic interval of Trachemys scripta elegans isolate TJP31775 chromosome 3, CAS_Tse_1.0, whole genome shotgun sequence harbors:
- the FOXA2 gene encoding hepatocyte nuclear factor 3-beta isoform X1, whose amino-acid sequence MAWTQSMLGAVKMEGHEHSDWSGYYAEPESYSSVSSMNPGLGMNSYMGMSAMSSGPANMSGAGSMNMSYASTGMSPSLAGMSPGPGGMAGMGSGMGAHLSPSMSPMGAQAGSMNALAPYTNMNSMSPMYGQGNLNRSRDPKTYRRSYTHAKPPYSYISLITMAIQQSPNKMLTLSEIYQWIMDLFPFYRQNQQRWQNSIRHSLSFNDCFLKVPRSPDKPGKGSFWTLHPDSGNMFENGCYLRRQKRFKCEKSKEGGGGGGGGGGGGGKKQPPQQQPPQPGEGGSSDSSAGGPESPHPGASPCREHKRALAELKGTPPQQAPSPAQHLLAPHHLAHEAHLKPEHHYAFNHPFSINNLMSSSEQQPPPHHHHPHHHPHHHKMDLKAYEQVMHYSGYGSPMPGSLAMGPVTNKSGLEASPLAGDTSYYQGVYSRPIMNSS is encoded by the exons ATGGCTTGGACACAGAG TATGCTGGGAGCCGTGAAAATGGAAGGGCACGAGCACTCGGACTGGAGCGGCTACTATGCAGAACCCGAG AGCTATTCCTCCGTGAGCAGCATGAACCCGGGCCTGGGCATGAACAGCTACATGGGCATGTCGGCCATGAGCAGCGGCCCGGCCAACATGAGCGGGGCCGGCTCCATGAACATGTCCTACGCCAGCACCGGGATGAGCCCGTCCTTGGCCGGCATGTCTCCCGGCCCGGGGGGCATGGCCGGCATGGGCAGCGGCATGGGGGCCCACCTGAGCCCCAGCATGAGTCCCATGGGGGCCCAGGCCGGCTCCATGAACGCCCTGGCCCCCTACACCAACATGAACTCCATGAGCCCCATGTACGGGCAAGGCAACCTCAACCGCTCGCGGGACCCCAAGACCTACCGGCGGAGCTACACCCACGCCAAGCCCCCCTACTCCTACATCTCGCTCATCACCATGGCCATCCAGCAGTCGCCCAACAAGATGCTGACGCTGAGCGAGATCTACCAGTGGATCATGGACCTGTTCCCCTTCTACCGGCAGAACCAGCAGCGCTGGCAGAACTCCATCCGCCACTCGCTCTCCTTCAACGACTGCTTCCTCAAGGTGCCCCGCTCCCCGGACAAGCCGGGCAAGGGCTCCTTCTGGACTCTGCACCCGGACTCGGGCAACATGTTCGAGAACGGCTGCTACCTACGCCGCCAGAAGCGCTTCAAGTGCGAGAAGAGCAAGGAagggggcggcggcggagggggcggcggcgggggaggggggaagaagcagcccccccagcagcagcccccccaACCCGGGGAAGGAGGCTCCTCCGACAGCTCGGCGGGTGGGCCCGAGTCCCCCCACCCCGGCGCCTCGCCCTGCCGCGAGCACAAGCGGGCCCTGGCCGAGCTCAAAGGGACccccccgcagcaggccccgtcGCCGGCCCAGCACCTGCTCGCCCCCCACCACCTGGCCCACGAGGCCCACCTCAAGCCCGAGCACCACTACGCcttcaaccaccccttctccatcAACAACCTGATGTCCTCCTCCGAGCAGCAGccgcccccccaccaccaccacccgcacCATCACCCCCACCACCACAAAATGGACCTCAAGGCCTACGAGCAGGTGATGCACTACTCCGGCTACGGCTCCCCCATGCCCGGCAGCCTGGCCATGGGCCCCGTCACGAACAAAAGTGGCTTAGAAGCCTCCCCGCTGGCCGGAGACACCTCTTATTACCAAGGTGTGTATTCCCGGCCCATCATGAACTCGTCCTAA
- the FOXA2 gene encoding hepatocyte nuclear factor 3-beta isoform X2, with the protein MLGAVKMEGHEHSDWSGYYAEPESYSSVSSMNPGLGMNSYMGMSAMSSGPANMSGAGSMNMSYASTGMSPSLAGMSPGPGGMAGMGSGMGAHLSPSMSPMGAQAGSMNALAPYTNMNSMSPMYGQGNLNRSRDPKTYRRSYTHAKPPYSYISLITMAIQQSPNKMLTLSEIYQWIMDLFPFYRQNQQRWQNSIRHSLSFNDCFLKVPRSPDKPGKGSFWTLHPDSGNMFENGCYLRRQKRFKCEKSKEGGGGGGGGGGGGGKKQPPQQQPPQPGEGGSSDSSAGGPESPHPGASPCREHKRALAELKGTPPQQAPSPAQHLLAPHHLAHEAHLKPEHHYAFNHPFSINNLMSSSEQQPPPHHHHPHHHPHHHKMDLKAYEQVMHYSGYGSPMPGSLAMGPVTNKSGLEASPLAGDTSYYQGVYSRPIMNSS; encoded by the exons ATGCTGGGAGCCGTGAAAATGGAAGGGCACGAGCACTCGGACTGGAGCGGCTACTATGCAGAACCCGAG AGCTATTCCTCCGTGAGCAGCATGAACCCGGGCCTGGGCATGAACAGCTACATGGGCATGTCGGCCATGAGCAGCGGCCCGGCCAACATGAGCGGGGCCGGCTCCATGAACATGTCCTACGCCAGCACCGGGATGAGCCCGTCCTTGGCCGGCATGTCTCCCGGCCCGGGGGGCATGGCCGGCATGGGCAGCGGCATGGGGGCCCACCTGAGCCCCAGCATGAGTCCCATGGGGGCCCAGGCCGGCTCCATGAACGCCCTGGCCCCCTACACCAACATGAACTCCATGAGCCCCATGTACGGGCAAGGCAACCTCAACCGCTCGCGGGACCCCAAGACCTACCGGCGGAGCTACACCCACGCCAAGCCCCCCTACTCCTACATCTCGCTCATCACCATGGCCATCCAGCAGTCGCCCAACAAGATGCTGACGCTGAGCGAGATCTACCAGTGGATCATGGACCTGTTCCCCTTCTACCGGCAGAACCAGCAGCGCTGGCAGAACTCCATCCGCCACTCGCTCTCCTTCAACGACTGCTTCCTCAAGGTGCCCCGCTCCCCGGACAAGCCGGGCAAGGGCTCCTTCTGGACTCTGCACCCGGACTCGGGCAACATGTTCGAGAACGGCTGCTACCTACGCCGCCAGAAGCGCTTCAAGTGCGAGAAGAGCAAGGAagggggcggcggcggagggggcggcggcgggggaggggggaagaagcagcccccccagcagcagcccccccaACCCGGGGAAGGAGGCTCCTCCGACAGCTCGGCGGGTGGGCCCGAGTCCCCCCACCCCGGCGCCTCGCCCTGCCGCGAGCACAAGCGGGCCCTGGCCGAGCTCAAAGGGACccccccgcagcaggccccgtcGCCGGCCCAGCACCTGCTCGCCCCCCACCACCTGGCCCACGAGGCCCACCTCAAGCCCGAGCACCACTACGCcttcaaccaccccttctccatcAACAACCTGATGTCCTCCTCCGAGCAGCAGccgcccccccaccaccaccacccgcacCATCACCCCCACCACCACAAAATGGACCTCAAGGCCTACGAGCAGGTGATGCACTACTCCGGCTACGGCTCCCCCATGCCCGGCAGCCTGGCCATGGGCCCCGTCACGAACAAAAGTGGCTTAGAAGCCTCCCCGCTGGCCGGAGACACCTCTTATTACCAAGGTGTGTATTCCCGGCCCATCATGAACTCGTCCTAA